In a genomic window of Streptomyces koelreuteriae:
- a CDS encoding TetR/AcrR family transcriptional regulator, with product MVNDDDATAKPERPATADDRRVATAGDGKKKGRPRGRPRSFDRETALEKALLAFWEHGYEATSVSDLTRVMDIGTPSLYAAFGDKRSLFEEVVRVYGTGHGSFTDRALAEEPTARAAVERTLREAATAYTEPGHPHGCLVVHAATNCSDTEVEQSLRDRRNANIAAFESRIGADVAAGVLPPDTDAAALARHVGAMIQGMSQQARDGASREELEAVAEIAMTIWPRTGTHKG from the coding sequence ATGGTGAACGACGACGACGCGACCGCGAAGCCGGAGCGGCCCGCCACCGCGGACGACCGGAGGGTGGCTACCGCGGGGGACGGCAAGAAGAAGGGCAGGCCTCGCGGCCGCCCCCGCTCCTTCGATCGTGAAACCGCACTGGAGAAGGCCCTCCTGGCCTTCTGGGAGCACGGCTACGAGGCCACGTCGGTCTCCGATCTCACCCGCGTCATGGACATCGGCACCCCCAGCCTCTACGCGGCCTTCGGCGACAAGCGCTCCCTCTTCGAGGAGGTCGTCCGCGTATACGGCACGGGTCACGGCTCGTTCACCGACCGCGCCCTCGCCGAGGAGCCCACCGCCCGGGCCGCCGTCGAGCGCACGCTGCGCGAGGCCGCCACGGCGTACACGGAACCCGGCCACCCGCACGGCTGCCTCGTCGTCCACGCGGCCACGAACTGCTCGGACACCGAGGTCGAGCAGTCGCTGCGGGACCGCCGCAACGCCAACATCGCCGCGTTCGAGAGCCGTATCGGCGCCGATGTCGCCGCCGGCGTGCTGCCCCCGGACACCGACGCCGCCGCCCTGGCCCGTCACGTCGGCGCGATGATCCAGGGCATGTCACAACAGGCGCGGGACGGGGCGAGCCGGGAGGAACTGGAGGCGGTCGCGGAAATTGCCATGACCATCTGGCCCCGCACAGGAACCCACAAGGGTTAG
- a CDS encoding SDR family oxidoreductase, with amino-acid sequence MGVLTGRTALVTGASRGIGRGIAERLGRDGARVGVHYGRNETAAKETIAAIEAAGGSAFAVGVELGVPGDAEALWEEFDRHADGLDILVNNAGIGNTRPIGELEEREFDQVFAVNVKAPFFILQHGMTRLRDGGRVVNISSGLARTAVMPDNMAYAMTKGALDVFSRDLSKVLGPRGITVNSVAPGIIDTDNTAALLHGSPDGWAKAAAISALGGVGESADVADVVAFLASDGGRWVTGSWVDVTGGSLT; translated from the coding sequence ATGGGCGTGCTCACGGGTAGGACGGCTCTCGTCACGGGGGCGAGCAGGGGCATCGGGCGAGGCATCGCCGAGCGGCTCGGGCGCGACGGCGCGCGGGTCGGGGTGCACTACGGCAGGAACGAGACGGCGGCGAAGGAGACGATCGCGGCGATCGAGGCGGCGGGCGGCTCGGCGTTCGCGGTGGGCGTGGAGCTCGGAGTACCGGGCGACGCCGAGGCCCTGTGGGAGGAGTTCGACCGGCACGCGGACGGGCTCGACATCCTGGTGAACAACGCGGGGATCGGGAACACGCGACCGATCGGGGAACTGGAGGAGCGGGAGTTCGACCAGGTCTTCGCGGTCAATGTGAAGGCGCCGTTCTTCATCCTCCAGCACGGCATGACGCGACTGCGGGACGGCGGGCGGGTCGTCAACATCTCGTCGGGGCTGGCCCGCACGGCGGTGATGCCGGACAACATGGCGTACGCGATGACGAAGGGCGCCCTGGACGTCTTCTCACGGGACCTGTCCAAGGTGCTGGGCCCTCGGGGCATCACCGTGAACTCGGTGGCGCCCGGGATCATCGACACGGACAACACGGCCGCGCTGCTGCACGGAAGTCCCGACGGCTGGGCGAAGGCCGCAGCGATATCGGCACTGGGCGGAGTGGGCGAGTCCGCCGACGTCGCCGACGTGGTGGCGTTCCTGGCCTCGGACGGGGGCCGGTGGGTGACGGGGAGCTGGGTGGATGTGACGGGGGGTTCGCTTACGTAG
- a CDS encoding SIS domain-containing protein, whose translation MTAAVTPDPFSDLPGRTMAREMAEQPAVLRRILADGAPAVRDVARQIAARAPRFVLLTARGTSDNAALYAKYLLEIRLGLPCGLTSMSTTTAYGARPDLTDVLVVTVSQSGGSPDLVASTRAAREAGAITLAVTNNPDSPLAGVSEYHIDIMAGPEKALPATKTYTASLLALYLFVEGLRGGDGGAAHALPDLAGQLLARQDEVRTLAARYRFAERMVITSRGYGYPTAKEAALKLMETSYIPALSYSGADLLHGPLAMVDNVSPVIAVVTDGRGGEALQPVLDRLRGRGADLVVIGPRHQVEQATAGFVLPTDGVAEEVQPVLEIIPLQLLAYEVTIARGQDPDAPRALAKVTETR comes from the coding sequence ATGACTGCCGCCGTCACCCCGGACCCCTTCAGCGACCTCCCGGGCCGGACCATGGCCCGGGAGATGGCGGAGCAGCCCGCCGTCCTGCGCCGGATCCTGGCCGACGGCGCCCCTGCCGTTCGGGACGTGGCGCGGCAGATCGCCGCCCGTGCACCCCGCTTCGTCCTGCTGACGGCCCGCGGCACGTCCGACAACGCCGCCCTCTACGCCAAGTACCTGCTGGAGATCCGCCTCGGCCTGCCCTGCGGACTCACCTCGATGTCCACCACCACGGCCTACGGCGCCCGACCCGACCTCACGGACGTCCTCGTCGTCACCGTCAGCCAGTCCGGCGGCTCCCCGGACCTGGTCGCCTCGACCCGGGCCGCCCGCGAGGCCGGCGCGATCACCCTGGCCGTCACCAACAACCCCGACTCACCGCTCGCCGGCGTCTCCGAGTACCACATCGACATCATGGCCGGACCGGAGAAGGCGCTCCCCGCGACCAAGACCTACACCGCCTCCCTTCTCGCGCTCTACCTGTTCGTCGAGGGACTGCGCGGCGGTGACGGCGGGGCCGCGCACGCCCTGCCGGACCTCGCCGGGCAACTGCTCGCCCGGCAGGACGAGGTGCGCACCCTCGCCGCCCGCTACCGCTTCGCCGAGCGCATGGTGATCACCTCGCGCGGCTACGGCTACCCCACGGCCAAGGAGGCCGCCCTCAAGTTGATGGAGACCAGCTACATCCCCGCCCTCTCCTACTCCGGCGCCGATCTGCTGCACGGCCCGCTCGCGATGGTCGACAACGTCTCTCCGGTCATCGCCGTGGTCACCGACGGCAGGGGCGGCGAAGCGCTCCAGCCCGTCCTCGACCGCTTGCGCGGCCGGGGCGCCGACCTGGTCGTCATCGGCCCCAGGCATCAGGTCGAGCAGGCGACGGCCGGCTTCGTCCTGCCCACGGACGGCGTGGCCGAAGAGGTCCAGCCCGTCCTGGAGATCATCCCCCTCCAACTCCTCGCCTACGAGGTCACCATCGCCCGGGGCCAGGACCCGGACGCGCCGCGCGCGCTGGCGAAGGTGACGGAGACGCGCTGA
- the nagB gene encoding glucosamine-6-phosphate deaminase, translating into MEVVIVPDAKAGGELIAEAMAQLLRRKPDALLGVATGSTPLPVYEALAAKALSGAVDVAGARIAQLDEYVGLPADHPESYRSVLRREVLEPLGIGMEQFTGPDGASEDVQAACEAYDKALSDAGGVDLQLLGIGTDGHIGFNEPCSSLASRTRIKTLTEQTRIDNARFFDGDIDQVPHHVITQGIGTILEARHLVLLATGEGKADAVAATVEGPVAAVCPASALQLHPHATVVVDEAAASKLKLADYFRHTYVNKPEWQGI; encoded by the coding sequence GTGGAAGTTGTCATCGTTCCGGACGCCAAGGCGGGCGGCGAGCTCATCGCCGAGGCCATGGCCCAGTTGCTCCGGCGCAAGCCCGACGCGCTGCTCGGCGTGGCCACGGGCTCGACACCACTGCCCGTGTACGAGGCGCTGGCGGCCAAGGCGCTGTCCGGTGCCGTGGACGTCGCGGGGGCGCGGATCGCGCAGCTCGACGAGTACGTGGGGCTGCCCGCCGACCATCCGGAGTCGTACCGATCGGTGCTGCGGCGTGAGGTGCTGGAGCCGCTCGGGATCGGGATGGAGCAGTTCACGGGACCGGACGGTGCGTCCGAGGATGTGCAGGCCGCGTGCGAGGCGTACGACAAGGCGCTGTCGGACGCCGGGGGTGTGGACCTTCAGTTGCTCGGGATCGGGACCGACGGGCACATAGGGTTCAACGAGCCGTGCTCGTCGCTGGCGTCGCGGACCCGGATCAAGACGCTGACCGAGCAGACCCGGATAGACAACGCGCGGTTCTTCGACGGCGACATCGACCAGGTGCCGCATCACGTGATCACACAGGGCATCGGCACCATCCTGGAGGCGCGGCATCTGGTGCTGCTCGCCACCGGCGAGGGCAAGGCGGACGCGGTCGCGGCGACGGTGGAAGGGCCGGTCGCCGCGGTGTGCCCCGCGTCCGCGCTCCAGCTCCACCCGCACGCGACCGTCGTCGTGGACGAGGCCGCCGCGTCGAAGCTGAAGCTCGCGGACTACTTCCGGCACACGTACGTCAACAAGCCGGAGTGGCAGGGGATATAG
- a CDS encoding helix-turn-helix transcriptional regulator: MSEQVHNRLAMVRAERKVSRQSLAEAVGAHYQTIGYIERGQYNPSLDLALKISKFFGLPVEAVFSLEPFRPLTDEVYGRNQP, translated from the coding sequence ATGAGCGAGCAGGTGCACAACAGGTTGGCCATGGTGCGTGCCGAACGGAAGGTGTCGCGCCAGAGCCTGGCCGAGGCAGTGGGAGCCCACTACCAGACCATCGGCTACATCGAGCGGGGGCAGTACAACCCGAGCCTCGACCTGGCGCTGAAGATCTCGAAGTTCTTCGGCCTGCCGGTCGAGGCCGTGTTCTCCCTCGAACCGTTCCGCCCGCTCACGGACGAGGTCTACGGGAGGAACCAGCCATGA
- a CDS encoding glycoside hydrolase family 3 protein, which yields MTTLASGADTLTRDALTVLQPGFTGTTAPDWLLRRLGEGLASVGLFGRNIASPGQLGALTAQLRAERDDVLVAIDEEGGDVTRLEVRSGSSFPGNHALGAVDDVELTRAVAHELGRRLAACGVNLNWAPSADVNSNPSNPVIGVRSFGADTDLAARHTAAYVDGLQSAGVAACTKHFPGHGDTAVDSHHSLPHIDVPADVLTDRELTPFRAAVAAGTRAVMSAHILVPALDPDHPATLSRRILTGLLRGELGYDGLIVTDGMEMRAIAGTYGIERGSVLAVAAGADAICVGGGLADDATVLRLRDALVAAVRAGELPEERLADAADRVRALARWAGTAGRSPEPGTTPGDDIGLRAARRALTVTVAPGLEGPESFKPLTEPPYVAALTPVANIAVGDETPWGVAAELIHLLPGTVTGSFSAEPDKTGEGPDGESGASAGRAALQAAGPRRIVAVVRDEHRHPWMASALDTLLAARPDTVVVEMGVPQAAPRGALHIATHGAARVCGRAAAEVITGLAGITGL from the coding sequence ATGACGACACTCGCCAGCGGTGCCGACACGCTCACGCGTGACGCCCTGACGGTTCTCCAGCCCGGCTTCACCGGCACCACCGCCCCCGACTGGCTGCTGCGCAGGCTCGGCGAGGGCCTTGCCTCCGTCGGCCTGTTCGGCCGCAACATCGCCTCGCCCGGCCAACTGGGCGCACTCACCGCGCAACTGCGGGCCGAGCGCGACGACGTCCTGGTCGCGATCGACGAGGAAGGCGGTGACGTGACCCGCCTGGAGGTGCGGTCCGGCTCCTCCTTCCCGGGCAACCACGCCCTCGGCGCGGTCGACGACGTCGAGCTGACGCGCGCCGTCGCCCACGAACTGGGCCGCCGTCTCGCCGCCTGCGGCGTGAACCTCAACTGGGCCCCCTCCGCCGACGTGAACTCCAACCCGTCCAACCCGGTGATCGGCGTCCGCTCCTTCGGCGCCGACACCGATCTGGCCGCCCGGCACACCGCCGCCTACGTCGACGGCCTCCAGTCCGCCGGAGTCGCCGCCTGCACCAAGCACTTCCCCGGCCACGGCGACACGGCTGTCGACTCCCACCACTCCCTTCCGCACATCGACGTCCCCGCGGACGTCCTCACCGACCGCGAACTCACCCCGTTCCGCGCCGCCGTCGCCGCCGGCACCCGGGCCGTGATGAGCGCCCACATCCTGGTCCCGGCCCTGGACCCCGACCACCCGGCCACCCTCTCCCGGCGCATCCTGACCGGCCTCCTGCGCGGCGAACTCGGCTACGACGGCCTCATCGTCACCGACGGCATGGAGATGCGGGCCATCGCCGGCACCTACGGCATCGAACGCGGCAGCGTCCTCGCCGTCGCCGCCGGAGCCGACGCGATCTGCGTGGGCGGCGGCCTGGCCGACGACGCGACCGTACTGCGCCTGCGCGACGCCCTGGTCGCCGCGGTCCGCGCGGGCGAACTCCCGGAGGAACGCCTCGCCGACGCCGCCGACCGGGTGCGCGCACTGGCCCGCTGGGCGGGCACGGCCGGCCGCTCACCCGAGCCGGGTACGACACCCGGCGACGACATCGGCCTGCGGGCCGCCCGCCGCGCCCTCACGGTGACCGTCGCCCCGGGCCTGGAGGGCCCGGAGAGCTTCAAGCCCCTCACCGAACCCCCCTACGTCGCCGCCCTCACCCCCGTCGCCAACATCGCGGTCGGCGACGAGACCCCCTGGGGCGTCGCCGCGGAACTCATCCACCTCCTGCCGGGCACCGTGACCGGCAGCTTCTCCGCCGAGCCCGACAAGACCGGCGAGGGCCCAGACGGCGAGAGCGGGGCGAGCGCCGGACGGGCGGCACTTCAAGCGGCCGGTCCGCGCCGGATTGTCGCCGTCGTCCGGGACGAACACCGCCACCCCTGGATGGCCTCGGCCCTGGACACCCTCCTTGCGGCCCGCCCCGACACCGTCGTGGTCGAGATGGGCGTCCCCCAGGCCGCCCCGCGCGGCGCCCTGCACATCGCCACCCATGGCGCGGCCCGCGTCTGCGGCCGGGCGGCAGCCGAGGTGATCACGGGGCTGGCCGGGATCACGGGGTTGTAG
- a CDS encoding carbohydrate ABC transporter permease → MSTLAGAGRRKSAVRRQPAGRGQSRLGWNLLGLLVFLVAGFPLYWMLNTAFKPAKDAIDPDPSLLPTGITFSNFGRALDIADFWGPVGRSLVVSLAVVVIGMAVGLLAALAISRFAFRGRKVVIVGILAVQMVPLVAMIIPVFLLLNDLGQYDRLTGLIITYLTFVLPFTVWTLRGFIVNIPKELEEAAMVDGCSRTGAFLRVVFPLLAPGMVATSVYGFIQAWNEYLYALMLLSQKNQTATVWLGNFTTKHGTEYAPMMAGATMMAVPIVALFLLVQRKMAAGLTAGAVKG, encoded by the coding sequence ATGAGCACGCTCGCCGGAGCCGGCCGCCGGAAGTCAGCCGTCCGCCGTCAGCCGGCCGGCCGCGGTCAGTCGCGGCTCGGCTGGAACCTCCTCGGCCTCTTGGTCTTCCTCGTCGCCGGCTTCCCGCTCTACTGGATGCTCAACACGGCGTTCAAGCCCGCCAAGGACGCCATCGACCCGGACCCGAGCCTGCTGCCGACCGGCATCACCTTCTCCAACTTCGGCCGGGCGCTGGACATCGCCGACTTCTGGGGCCCGGTGGGCCGCAGCCTCGTGGTGTCGCTGGCGGTCGTCGTCATCGGCATGGCCGTCGGGCTGCTGGCCGCGCTCGCCATCTCCCGGTTCGCCTTCCGCGGCCGGAAGGTCGTGATCGTGGGCATCCTGGCGGTCCAGATGGTCCCGCTGGTCGCCATGATCATCCCGGTGTTCCTGCTGCTCAACGACCTGGGCCAGTACGACCGGCTGACCGGCCTCATCATCACGTACCTCACCTTCGTCCTCCCGTTCACGGTGTGGACGCTGCGCGGCTTCATCGTCAACATCCCGAAGGAACTGGAGGAGGCGGCCATGGTCGACGGCTGCTCCCGCACCGGCGCCTTCCTCCGGGTCGTCTTCCCGCTCCTGGCCCCCGGCATGGTCGCCACCTCGGTCTACGGCTTCATCCAGGCCTGGAACGAGTACCTCTACGCCCTGATGCTGCTCAGCCAGAAGAACCAGACCGCGACCGTCTGGCTCGGCAACTTCACCACCAAGCACGGCACCGAATACGCCCCGATGATGGCCGGCGCCACGATGATGGCCGTGCCCATCGTCGCCCTTTTCCTCCTCGTCCAGCGCAAGATGGCCGCGGGCCTGACCGCGGGCGCCGTGAAGGGATGA
- a CDS encoding carbohydrate ABC transporter permease translates to MSAADTTTPAKVPPPRQAPPPPADDLPRVKRPSGGATAPWLLLAPCLLILALVMGYPLARLVTLSFQKFGQSQLWGFQPAESVGFDNFAKVLGDGEFWAVVVRTVVFAAGAVVFTMVIGMALALLLQRVSGWLKVLINIVLVASWGMPVIVATTVFKWLFDSDYGVFNALLSKLPGVDMIGHNWFASGPQGLAVIMLLVVWGAVPFVVITLSAGLTQVPKELEEAARLDGAGSWGVFRYVTLPVLKPIIVMLTTLSVIWDMGVFPQVFVMRNGHPEPEFQVLNTYSYDRAFVVNDYAQGSAIALITVLLLLGVVAVYMRQMLKIGEVE, encoded by the coding sequence ATGAGTGCCGCAGACACCACCACCCCCGCCAAGGTGCCGCCGCCGCGGCAGGCACCGCCACCCCCTGCCGACGATCTGCCACGGGTGAAGCGGCCGTCGGGCGGGGCCACGGCCCCCTGGCTGCTGCTCGCGCCCTGCCTGCTGATCCTCGCCCTGGTCATGGGCTATCCGCTGGCCCGGCTGGTCACCCTGTCCTTCCAGAAGTTCGGGCAGTCCCAGCTGTGGGGCTTCCAGCCGGCCGAGTCGGTCGGGTTCGACAACTTCGCGAAGGTGCTGGGCGACGGCGAGTTCTGGGCCGTCGTCGTGCGCACCGTCGTCTTCGCGGCCGGAGCCGTCGTCTTCACGATGGTGATCGGCATGGCGCTCGCCCTGCTGCTCCAGCGGGTCTCCGGCTGGCTGAAGGTGCTCATCAACATCGTGCTGGTGGCGAGCTGGGGCATGCCCGTGATCGTGGCGACCACGGTCTTCAAATGGCTCTTCGACTCGGACTACGGCGTCTTCAACGCGCTGCTCAGCAAGCTGCCCGGCGTCGACATGATCGGCCACAACTGGTTCGCCAGCGGCCCCCAGGGCTTGGCCGTGATCATGCTGCTGGTCGTCTGGGGAGCCGTGCCGTTCGTGGTGATCACGCTCAGCGCGGGTCTCACCCAGGTCCCCAAGGAACTGGAGGAGGCGGCCCGCCTGGACGGCGCCGGCTCCTGGGGCGTCTTCCGCTACGTCACCCTCCCCGTCCTCAAGCCGATCATCGTGATGCTCACGACCCTGTCGGTCATCTGGGACATGGGCGTCTTCCCTCAGGTGTTCGTCATGCGCAACGGCCACCCCGAGCCGGAGTTCCAGGTCCTCAACACCTACTCCTACGACCGGGCGTTCGTCGTCAACGACTACGCCCAGGGCTCCGCCATCGCGCTGATCACCGTCCTGCTGCTGCTCGGCGTCGTCGCCGTCTACATGCGGCAGATGCTGAAGATCGGAGAGGTCGAATGA
- a CDS encoding extracellular solute-binding protein, with protein sequence MKRKLISAIGIAGMMVSIAACGGGGGGSDKGGADAKELTVWLTVDAQNNWPQLVKAADAAVKKKHPGLKINHEYYGWPDKNAKLDAVLATDKAPDVVEMGNTEMLGYMVKGAFAPLDPAKFDNSDAWLDGLKASVTYEDKTYGVPYYAGGRVANWRGDIAASVGVKTPPKTYKELTAALDKIQKKEGGKFNAWYQPTRDWYAAMSFVYDAGGAIATESGGQWKASLSSPESLKGLGEFKKVVDSYMHGDKTKDESDRYIVYGQGKSAMIFAAAWEGATAEDPKNDKTGKLKGKLENFVMPGPSGKNMPVFLGGSDLAVPVKSDAQDLAAEWINAYTGSSGQKGLMAKGNLPNNKTDLATLKNDPATAVPATAAESNWFVPMAPGWGQVEKAQILQTMLQSIGTGKKSVEAAAKDADAAIDKVINTK encoded by the coding sequence GTGAAGCGCAAGCTGATATCCGCGATCGGTATCGCGGGCATGATGGTCTCCATCGCGGCGTGCGGGGGCGGGGGCGGTGGTTCGGACAAGGGCGGCGCGGACGCCAAGGAGCTGACGGTCTGGCTCACCGTCGACGCCCAGAACAACTGGCCGCAGCTGGTGAAGGCCGCCGACGCGGCCGTCAAGAAGAAGCACCCCGGCCTCAAGATCAACCACGAGTACTACGGCTGGCCCGACAAGAACGCCAAGCTCGACGCCGTCCTCGCCACCGACAAGGCCCCCGACGTGGTCGAGATGGGCAACACCGAGATGCTCGGCTACATGGTCAAGGGCGCCTTCGCTCCCCTGGACCCGGCGAAGTTCGACAACTCCGACGCCTGGCTGGACGGCCTCAAGGCCTCGGTCACCTACGAGGACAAGACCTACGGCGTCCCGTACTACGCCGGCGGCCGCGTCGCCAACTGGCGGGGGGACATCGCGGCTTCGGTCGGGGTGAAGACGCCCCCGAAGACCTACAAGGAGCTGACCGCCGCCCTGGACAAGATCCAGAAGAAGGAGGGCGGCAAGTTCAACGCCTGGTACCAGCCGACCCGCGACTGGTACGCGGCCATGTCCTTCGTCTACGACGCCGGCGGCGCCATCGCCACCGAGTCGGGCGGCCAGTGGAAGGCCTCGCTCTCCTCGCCCGAGTCCCTCAAGGGCCTGGGCGAGTTCAAGAAGGTCGTCGACTCCTACATGCACGGCGACAAGACCAAGGACGAGTCCGACCGCTACATCGTCTACGGCCAGGGCAAGTCCGCCATGATCTTCGCCGCCGCCTGGGAGGGCGCGACCGCCGAGGACCCCAAGAACGACAAGACCGGCAAGCTCAAGGGCAAACTCGAGAACTTCGTGATGCCCGGCCCGTCCGGCAAGAACATGCCCGTCTTCCTGGGCGGCTCCGACCTCGCCGTGCCGGTGAAGTCCGACGCGCAGGACCTCGCCGCCGAGTGGATCAACGCCTACACCGGCTCCTCCGGGCAGAAGGGCCTGATGGCCAAGGGCAATCTGCCCAACAACAAGACCGACCTCGCGACCCTGAAGAACGACCCGGCGACGGCGGTCCCCGCCACCGCGGCCGAGTCCAACTGGTTCGTCCCGATGGCCCCCGGCTGGGGCCAGGTCGAGAAGGCGCAGATCCTGCAGACCATGCTGCAGAGCATCGGCACCGGCAAGAAGTCGGTCGAGGCCGCCGCCAAGGACGCGGACGCCGCGATCGACAAGGTCATCAACACGAAGTGA
- a CDS encoding GntR family transcriptional regulator, translated as MSTDVSSAENENGAPVRTARVPKYYRLKKHLLDMTDTQAPGTPVPPERTLAAEFDTSRTTVRQALQELVVEGRLERIQGKGTFVAKPKVSQALQLTSYTEDMRAQGLEPTSQLLDIGYITADDRLAGLLDIAPGGRVLRIERLRMANGEPMAIETTHLSAKRFPALRRSLVKYTSLYTALAEVYDVHLAEAEETIETSLATPREAGLLGTDVGLPMLMLSRHSLDREGQPVEWVRSVYRGDRYKFVARLKRPVE; from the coding sequence ATGAGCACCGACGTCAGCAGTGCGGAGAACGAGAACGGGGCACCCGTCCGTACCGCACGCGTGCCCAAGTACTACCGCCTGAAGAAGCACCTGCTCGACATGACGGACACGCAGGCGCCCGGCACACCGGTCCCGCCCGAGCGCACGCTGGCGGCGGAGTTCGACACCTCGCGCACCACCGTGCGCCAGGCCCTTCAGGAACTGGTCGTCGAGGGCCGGCTGGAGCGCATCCAGGGCAAGGGCACGTTCGTCGCCAAGCCGAAGGTCTCCCAGGCGCTGCAACTGACCTCGTACACCGAGGACATGCGCGCCCAGGGCCTGGAGCCCACCTCGCAGCTCCTGGACATCGGCTACATCACCGCCGACGACCGCCTCGCCGGCCTGCTCGACATCGCGCCCGGCGGACGCGTGCTGCGCATCGAGCGGCTGCGCATGGCCAACGGCGAGCCGATGGCCATCGAGACCACCCACCTGTCCGCCAAGCGCTTCCCCGCGCTGCGGCGGTCACTGGTGAAGTACACGTCCCTGTACACCGCGCTCGCCGAGGTCTACGACGTCCATCTCGCGGAGGCCGAGGAGACCATCGAGACCTCGCTGGCCACCCCGCGCGAGGCCGGCCTGCTCGGCACGGACGTCGGCCTGCCGATGCTGATGCTGTCCCGGCACTCGCTGGACCGGGAGGGACAGCCGGTGGAGTGGGTGCGGTCGGTGTACCGGGGGGACCGGTACAAGTTCGTGGCCCGGCTGAAGCGGCCCGTCGAGTAG
- a CDS encoding DUF3311 domain-containing protein translates to MSQAPEASRGPVVTPMRVVIALCLIAPFVAMLWVGSYAKTDPAFIGIPFFYWYQMAWVLISTALTMTAYKLWQRDQRARKEGAR, encoded by the coding sequence ATGTCGCAAGCCCCAGAAGCCAGCAGAGGGCCGGTGGTGACGCCGATGCGTGTCGTCATCGCCCTGTGCCTCATAGCGCCGTTCGTGGCCATGCTGTGGGTCGGCTCGTACGCCAAGACCGACCCGGCCTTCATCGGGATCCCGTTCTTCTACTGGTACCAGATGGCGTGGGTGCTCATCTCCACCGCGCTGACGATGACCGCCTACAAGCTGTGGCAGCGTGACCAGCGCGCCCGTAAGGAAGGTGCGCGGTGA